Below is a window of Gossypium hirsutum isolate 1008001.06 chromosome A12, Gossypium_hirsutum_v2.1, whole genome shotgun sequence DNA.
attgtgtattgattgaaaagtggttgGAATTGAACCGaaatatgattatatgtgaatatctgaaatatatattggtattgaattgtatactgattagaaagtggaaaagtaaatttgaattgaattgaatggaatggaattatgattaattgaaatgtatattggttggatattgaaatatgggaaattgtgattgaattgaaagcgaatttgaaatagaaaaatgatttgaataccctattaactagtcggactgagtcggatatagttggcatgccataggatttggaagtgttcaggcactgagtgccatactggtgtgtttggttggaatccatatatccgccaaagtctgagtcttgttaataggggtaaatatgaatattaagtaaaattggaataagaattaaatttccTATTAACTTGTCaagctagtcggatataattggcatgccataggattggaagaatATGGGATTTATCGACTTTACCGATCGGGCACTTTATGTGCCGTATTTTAGGCACTTATGTGCTAGTTACTGTTACCGCTACTGCTACTattaccgattcggcactttgtgtgtcgaatattgttactgctactgttaccgattcggcacattcggcactttgtgtgtcgaatattgttactgctactgttaccgattcggcactgtgtgtgtcgaatattgttactgttaccgttaccgattcggcactttgtgtgtcaaatattgttactgttactgttactgattcagcactttgtgtgttgaataatGTTACTATTACTGTTATTGTTccagatttgttccgatgaggtactctgtgtaccgtactgctactgttactgttactgttccggcttcggccgatgaggcactatgtgccgtactggtgtgttggttggatccgtgtatccgtctgagtccgagtcatgttaataggggtaaataaaggtataaaataactgattattactgaataattgactgttaccggataattgactgttactggatattagactgttactgaataactgaatattactgaataattgatcattactgaataactgattgtcaCTGAATGAATGACTGCTACTGAATAACTTAATAGTTACTgaatatatgattttattgaataattgactgttactggataaccgatcaattgatcgatactgaataactgtttattattgaataattgattgttaccgaacaactgactgttactgaataaataattattctgagtgttaatgaacattactgattgattaattgctattgaaaaataataaatgatttgaaatttaaagtagaccaaaacattggttggaaagtgaatgtttgaattctcattgagtttgaatagttcaatatatataaattaatatgttttataattgtttaagtgttcagattatagaaataccactgagtgtatactcagcgtacggtttgttttcgtgcgcaggttaagttaaggctagaccgttgaatcagcatcccaggccgatcccgaattcaatgagttaaagtatgttgagtattggtaatggcatgtacctaggatgttttatgagagtcatttaggttgtagaagtattgatgaaatgagtaaattatggttggcaacggtatataatatgaattttgaaatttactaaaaattcgtagtgattctaaattagtcccgaattgaatttactgttcttattggaccgcgagggcccattaaagggacaaCATCTTAAACTAGGATGagtatgaatatttattttaattaatgaccagaattggactgtactgactggtaatgtctcgtaaccctattccggcgacggtatagggttaggagATGTTACAacaactttgaaaattatttaaggtttgaaaaattttgtatgagttcGGTTAGGCTCGAcccatttctaatgcatgtttaatgtCTCGATGACCTATACAATGGACTCTTTTGTAATGTATGATTACAATTTTGGATGAAGTTtatgaattgttcgtaaaatATTCTGATTTGTCCAGTAACGCCTTTAACCTTAatctggcaacggatacgggttagtggtgttacaacTAGGTAAAAAAAGGCCTatgaagtactcgtaattggacccgatgtgagagaggcccaaaaatCCCTCATGGACATGAAGGAGGcagcaaccctagtaggaatactagggtttttttttccatcctagtcctattctaagtaggatgtcgtttttctatttgaaataaaccactacaactcaacaagggttctaccttttcttcctataaatagatggcaccgatagaactattaacacaactttgagagattgttattctaccgaaaaatgaagaaaatttattctcaactattacatatattttccGGAATAACAATTCCCGTACCACAAACCTTAActgaattttcgttttcacctcaaaatgagagaaaactttttccagttttgtgtttcgattcaattggttcgagcccacactcgaagcagtttgtGGTACGAAAATAGTGAAAAaggtcgtttggttgaaagcATGGAACAAAGAATGTTTGCTAAGCCGAAAACACAAGTACAAATTCAGTTAAGGTTTAtggctataaatattacaaatcgagtcagttttcaaatttgtaatttttcaatgtacaagaaaaccattttcaaactggATGTTTTCCAACATTTACTTGCAAAGATTCTTTTATGGGAAAAACTGACAGCTTTCGTTTCTCTATTATGTAACTCACAAGCCGTAATTCACATTGCTAAGAGCTAAGCTTACAATGGTAAGAAGAGACATATTCGAATAAGacataaatctataaaaacatCTAATAAAGAATAAAGTATTTACTTTGGAGTACGTGAGGTCTGAAAGGAACCTAGCTGATAAGCTAACCAAAAGGTTAAGTAGGAAAATGGTTTTTGATTTGTCGAGAGGGATGGGTCTTATGCCTAGTGATTGAGGAATTCATGGTGGATACCCAACtcaatttttaagttcaatttggTAAAATAAAACCATGAAAAGACTCATATTGTACATTTCATTTATCTCTATGGCGAACTATGTACATGCATAAGGTTGAGTTCTTACTTTTAATGAATTTATATCTCAAAGGTTGAGCGGTCTTCTTGAGACGGGCTTGATGAATCCATCAAACTTAAATTTGAGAGGATGAGTTTAATAAATGTTCTTAATGATTTCATAGTTTTAATTTAGATAGTCTATATTGAGATAGACTTGATGAAATCACCTATGTAAGTGTGAAGAACTAGCCACCTTCTATGAAAAACATTGGGTAGACTTTCTAGAGCATTTACCAGCAACCTAAGATATATTGGCTAAAACTTGTTGATCTATTGTGGAACATCAATTGGATCTGAGATTAGTTGTTTCGTAAGTTAATCCCTATTTTAACAAGTTCAAGATTTGTTCACTTATTAAAGAGAATAACCACTTATTTCACTACGTGCTAGTTCAAATCTACAAGATACTAGTGCTTAAGCGACTAATTTCGTTTTTGCTCTTCTCATGTTTTACCTTTCccatgtttacaaaattttccaattcaTTTGCATTAGTGGGGGAATGTTGGTAATACAAAGTGGGTAATCTCACattggttgaggaaatgcttctAAGAAGGTTTAAATACAACCTTAACTCTTACCTTCAATGAGTAACAGGGGCTAAAGGCCCAACATACGTGCGCCGCCGTCGCCAGCCGCCCGGCTTGTGTCTACGACACATATCGCGTGTGTTTCTTTTTGGATAAAATTTATGTTCCTTTTatcatgaatatttttttttttgaaaatcttctaACTGTTGCAAAATATttttgattgaggaaaatccttttctatttttgaaaactgACAATGCTATTTTACCAATTTGCCCCTTcagaaaatagtataaatagcTGATCATTCTCCTCAATTTTTACAACAACAAGCAAACAACAATCTTTTCTCTGTCTTTCATAGCTCGTCTATTTTCTGTTCACAAAACTTTTTCGATTGAATTTTTGACCAAGCTTTCAGCTTTAGTTTGCCGTCTATTTTTTCGAATACTTTTGAGAAGAGCAATACCAATTGCGTTTCACCTTCTTTATTCGGGTGTACGGATATTAAAATATTGTGTTAACCTTGGGGGGCGACATTCACTACACGATTACACATATCAGGATGGATTTGCTTCTAAGGTAGTAATTTTTCTACGACAAAgtgattattttattaatttacactcaatttatttattatgccaGTACTAACTATTTTATTTTGCAATAGTATATTTCCAATAACATCTACGAATAACTCTTTATATTTTCATTTCGGAGAAGGGTTGACGTAAATATGGAGCACTATGTACATGCATAAGGTTGGTAAAATAAAACCATGAAAACACTCATATTGTACATTTCATTTATCTCTATGGCGAACTATGTACATGCATAAGGTTGAGTTCTTACTCTTAATGAATTTATATCTCAAAGGTTGAGCGGTCTTCTTGAGACGAGCTTGATGAATCCATCAAACTTAAATTTGAGAGGATGAGTTTAATAAATGTTCTTAATGATTTCATAGTTCTAATTTAGATAGTCTATATTGAGATAGACTTGATGAAATCACCTATGTAAGTGTGAAGAACTAGCCACCTTCTATGAAAAACATTGGGTAGACTTTCTAGAGCATTTACCAGCAACCTAAGATATATTGGCTAAAACTTGTTGATCTATTGTGGAACATCAATTGGATTTGAGATTAGTTGTTTCGTCAGTTAACCCCTATTTTAACAAGTTCAAGATTTGTTCACTTATTAAAGAGAATAACCACTTATTTCACTACGTGCTAGTTCAAATCTACAAGATACTAGTGCTTAAGCGACTAATTTCGTTTTTTCTCTTCTCATGTTTTACCTTTCccatgtttacaaaattttccaattcCTTTGCATTAGTGGGGGAATGTTGGTAATACAAAGTGGGTAATCTCACattggttgaggaaatgcttctAAGAAGGTTTAAATACAACCTTACCTCTTACCTTCAATGAGTAACAGGGGCTAAAGGCCCAACATATGTGCGCCGCCGTTGCCAGCCGCCCGGCTTGTGTCTACGACACATATCGCGTGTGTTTCTTTTTGGATAAAATTTATGTTCCTTTTatcatgaatatttttttttgaaaatcttctaGCTGTTGCAGAATATttttgattgaggaaaatcctTTGCTATTTTTGAAAACTGACAATGCTATTTTACCAATTTGCCCCttcaaaaaatagtataaatagctGATCATTCTCCTCAATTTTTACAACAACAAGCAAACAACAATCTTTTCTCTGTCTTTCATAGCTCGTCTATTTTCTGTTCACAAAACTTTTTCGATTGAATTTTTGACCAAGCTTTCAGCTTTAGTTTGCCGTCTATTTTTTCGAATACTTTTGAGAAGAGCAATACCAATTGCGTTTCACCTTCTTTATTCGGGTGTACGGATATTAAAATATTGTGTTAACCTTGGGGGACGACATTCACTACACGATTACACATATCAGGATGGATTTGCTTCTAAGGCAGTAATTTTTCTACGACAAAgtgattattttattaatttacactcaatttatttattatgccagtactaattattttattttgcaataGTATATTTCCAATAACATCTACGAATAACTCTTTATATTTTCATTTCGGAGAAGGGTTGACGTAAATATGGAGCACTATCCTCACCAAACCGCTTGAAATCACATGAGATATCAATTAGTTTCAACGCCACTTCGTCGTTGTAAATGGCAGCAAAAAGAGACTATGCTAAGGTTTTAATACTTGTAGGATCTTCACCCCAATTGTAGTTGGAGAATGGCATTTCTTCTCCTCCTATCTGAAGCaattatatgatttttgtttttttgtccTTATCCCTAGCCTGAAGCCAAATTTCATATCCATATGAAAGCATGTGGGAAATGATTGCATGAGGATAATGAAACGTGCACCTCACAAAACTAAAGTAATTTCATGACATGTGatggaattaaataaaaaaaaattaattcttacacgtgaatttttaaagaaaacattgatattttaaaattaacataatctAATGGATTTACTTCAAAAAAGAAAATGCGATCGTAATATTGGAATGCATTATCTTAATGACACTGTTTAATTAATTACATTTGAAGGGATACTTCCATTGAAGATTATGCTCTTCTtatataactaaaatttttgtcTCACTAGATACAAGGTATATTCATAATTAACAGTCATCCAAAGAAAAAGATTTGTAATACATGCACTTTTGCATGTTGTCGATGGCTGGATGTATAAATGACTTAATATGCTTTATCGATTCACATATCATATGATACATGATATCATGAAATGTATCATCTCTCTATTTATTTATGCATATATTATGGTATTGATACATTAAGATGCTCTATaatattgataaatatttatGCATAAACAGATTCGAGAATAGTAAAAGCCTACCACATGAAACATTCAACTCTAAATCAATTCTTATTAAGCCGAAAACTCAACTTAAATATAGAAGTACAAACGATAGAAAATCTAATCCATACGTTTTTAACAGATCCCAGTCTCAAGTTATTTGCAGAAGCAATGCCTTGAATTCAAGCATGTAAAAAACTATGATAATTAACTTCAATGAATCAAGTGCTAAAATATATGAACATAGATAAAAAGACTTTGGAGCATTCAATTCAAGCTCTCTTCTCCCACCCACTTCTCTTTCTTACATGGAACAAAAgcgtattttattaatcaatcaaTAATTTCCATTCATTGAAACCTTAATCAACAACAATCATATATTTCGTTTTTAAGAAGCACAACCACCACACCATTAGATAATATGGCGGTACATCTCTTGCCCTCTTTGTTCTATTTTCTATTTACGTAAGGCTCAATTGTGTCACTAATTGCATAGAAATACATTCAAATTTGCTCTCCCTCTGTATTATCTATGTCCTGCAATACAACCTTAAAAATAGCCACCTGTGTCACACGTACTTCTCAACCAGTCATCAAACTCTTCAAAAAGAAAGACCAAAGTAGATTCAAGAAGGCTTTGGCTAAGAAATTAGTCCATTTCATGTCCTATTAGTTTCAACAAGAAGGAATAGCAGACTTGAGGTTTCAGAAATTACAACTTCCATTAATAATTGGGGATTTCTTACACTGATGTTCATTAATATCTGAAAAGCATAAAAATGGGACTGAGTCTTTCTAGTAAGAAGCGGAGAGAATTTCCTTACCAGACTCTATTTACATTTGATGGTCCGTGTTTTTCTATCTGTACACCATATTTCTCAATGACTTCAAATCAAATTAAGTACTCGTAGTATACCAAGAAAAGTGCATCTGGGAAATCTTTTGGAAGGCTGTTGATGTAGAGGTAAAAACGCAACAAGTCCTCCTGTGAGACAGTTTTATTGTCAACCACATCATCGTTGCAAGTAAGCACCCATAAATCTTCAGAGTTGACCCTTTTCAAACTACCTCGACAGAACGGACAGGACTCAGATTTTGTGTTCCTGTAATTTGTAAAGGAAAATGTTAAGAGTGAAGCTGCAAAGCACTGAAACTGGAGAGGAATAACAAGAGATTTCAAGTTACCAATTGCGATAGCATTTGATGCACATTGCATGACAACAATTAGGCAAGACCATTTTCGTGCAAGGCTCCAAGCAAATCCCACATTCATCTTCCCTCTCAAAATCAATATTCCCAAGTCTATTGTCTAAGTCGACTCTTTTCTTGGCAGAACTCCCACCGGCCTCCTTATCATCATCCAACTCCCCCAAGTTACTATGGAGCCTTTGAAGAGATGGTAATATAACAcctaaaattagttaattagcaAAGAGAGACAATGACAAGGTGAATGAATCAttataggaaaaaaaaaaaacacactcaAACTAAGATTATATGCATACCGTAAAACTCTCTAATTGTTGCCTTCCTTCCACGTCTAGATATATTTGATCTCCCATCTGTATAGACCTTTAGCAAACAATGTGGAAATGAACAAATGGCGCATATGAATatgtatgaaaataaatgtaaaagAGGGGAACAAAATAAGCCGTTATAATGAACCTTGTATACAAGAATGTGAAAGAGGTTTAGAAATCTAGGGAGTAGACACATGCAGGAACTATCCATCCACTGTAACAAAAATAGAAAGAGGGGAGCCAAATGATTATACACCAATTTCATTTGAAGGTGAGCACCACTCTTGGCCCTTGGAATTGCAGCAGCCCTAAAACCCCCAAGAACACATTCTTAGAAGAACTAAAATGGAGACACAATATATTCTAAGCCAATCATTAAGCATCACAATGACCAAAATCCTTTAATAAATATGCAAATATTAGCATACTACCATTAAATGAATGAAACTTCTTAAGTTGCTATCTGCTAAAGAAACATCAAACTATCATCAAGTTCAGACAAACACTCTCAGAAGAAGAATGACGATAAGGAAGTAAAACCCTATCATAAACATACAAATATTAATATGCTACCACAAACAAATGAAATCTTTTTGAGCTGTTCTCAGCTAGAGAAACATCAAACGACCAACAGCTCAGCAAATAGGCAGAGAGATTTTAGCTGGTATAAGAATTGTTAGGCTGAAAATTTACAATACTAAACCATATACAAAAAATCTGCAATTGGTTATTCAATAATATCATAAAGCTAACGAAAGATTAtcataaaagagaaaagaatcaGATAAACTTCCAAACCGAATGTTTTtcggttttttttaataatttcttttaacaaCTAGCAGAGCAGCTAAAAAACTAAGCTTTTTAATCATTATCATCAAAAGCAACCCAATCAAGCAACTAATAAACAGAAACAACAAGAACAAGTCAGCAATCAACTTCAAAAGGATGGTGAGGTAAAAGAAAATactaattttttaagaaaattaaacacCCAAGAAAAGAAAACTTACAAAGCATTTGCATGTTGTATGTCAGCCTTTAGTATTTTCAGAAAATCCTGATAAGAAGACTTTGACAACTGATAATACATCATCCCCATCTCTTtaaaaaacagagaaaacaaagaaacctAGACAAGATACAAGAATCTACAAAGATGAACAACAGAAAGTGTAAGAGAACTGGGTTTTCCCTTTCTAAGAACCCAATCCCCCAGAAGACAACAGAAAGTATAAGAAAACTGAACAAGAAAAGAGACTTTTCTTCTCTCTTGCCTTAACATACTCTTTTTTATCCTTTTCTCATTATAAAGAAAACCATGCCGCTAATAATCatacaacaagaaaataaaaataaaaataataattg
It encodes the following:
- the LOC107928656 gene encoding E3 ubiquitin-protein ligase AIRP2 isoform X1 is translated as MGMMYYQLSKSSYQDFLKILKADIQHANALAAAIPRAKSGAHLQMKLVYNHLAPLFLFLLQWMDSSCMCLLPRFLNLFHILVYKVYTDGRSNISRRGRKATIREFYGVILPSLQRLHSNLGELDDDKEAGGSSAKKRVDLDNRLGNIDFEREDECGICLEPCTKMVLPNCCHAMCIKCYRNWNTKSESCPFCRGSLKRVNSEDLWVLTCNDDVVDNKTVSQEDLLRFYLYINSLPKDFPDALFLVYYEYLI
- the LOC107928656 gene encoding E3 ubiquitin-protein ligase AIRP2 isoform X2 encodes the protein MGMMYYQLSKSSYQDFLKILKADIQHANALAAAIPRAKSGAHLQMKLVYTDGRSNISRRGRKATIREFYGVILPSLQRLHSNLGELDDDKEAGGSSAKKRVDLDNRLGNIDFEREDECGICLEPCTKMVLPNCCHAMCIKCYRNWNTKSESCPFCRGSLKRVNSEDLWVLTCNDDVVDNKTVSQEDLLRFYLYINSLPKDFPDALFLVYYEYLI